In Erigeron canadensis isolate Cc75 chromosome 8, C_canadensis_v1, whole genome shotgun sequence, the DNA window TAAAATTGTATATGGCAAAGATTGAAACAATATTCAGAGTCAAAATACTTTGTTGTTAAAAGTAGCCGTACTTGgacataaataaaaacaaactaaacaACCTAATATTCCACTAATCACTCTCCCATGTTCTTCTTATTCAACCTTTCATTCCATTCCCATCTCCAAACCTTCAATGGAATTCCACATTTTCTATctcatttttctttctcaaatctTTACTTCATTAATAACATCACAAGCATGTCATCCCATTGACCATAAATCCTTACTTGACTTCAAACACAAAATCACCTTTGACCCATCAAACCTTTTCCAAACATGGACACCTCAATCTGATTGCTGCAAATCATGGAATGGAATTGCATGCGATTCCAATGGCAGAGTCATTAACGTATCGCGGTCCGGCCTCGTCTCCGGCGATGATTTCATTCTTGACACTTCCATTTCCGGTAGCATTTCTCCTTCTTTATCTAACCTCACCTTTTTACAACTTCTTGACCTTAGCAATCTTAAAGAATTATCAGGTCCTATCCCACCCGAATTTGGAAAACTTTCACATTTAACTCATTTGTTTCTTGATTCCAACCAACTTTCCGGATCAATTCCGGTGACTTTCCGGTCACTTTTCCGGTTAGAAAAACTTTATCTTAGTAACAATCGTCTAAATGGTCAAATCCCAGAAATGGTTTTCAAATCCTTGTCCGAAATTGGTCTCTCTGGAAATCAGTTTTCTGGCAAGATTCCGGTTTCCATTGGAGAATGGATTTCAATTACAAAACTTGATTTCCACGAAAATAATTTATCAGGAATCATACCCGAAACAATTGgaaatttaaagaaattaatGTTTCTTgatctttcacaaaatatgATCACTGGACTTATTCCAAAGTCACTTGGATCATTATCAGGATTACAACTTTTGTATCTAAACCAAAACCAACTTTCTGGCTCCATTCCTGATTCCATAGATGGGCTCATTTCAATTCAATTCTTCCGTTTATCGGAAAACAAACTAAATGGTAGTATTCCAATGTCCATTGGCAAGCTTCCAAAGATCCAACGTTTGATCTTTGAAAACAATTATCTCACTGGGAAATTACCGGCTACAATGGGTCATTTGGTTACTCTAACGGATGTATATTTCTCTAGTAACCGGTTAACCGGAAAGATTCCTTCAAGTTTTGGAAACTTGAAGAATCTACAAACACTTGATTTATCAAGAAACAAACTTAGTGGTGAGCTTCCATCTCAACTAGCTAAATTACAAAATTTACAAACTTTTGATTTGTCATTTAATCCATTAAATTTAGTCACATTACCACTTTGGTTTTCTAAGTTGAAACTTTTTAGGCTAAAAATGGCGAACACTGGAATCAAGGGCCGGATTCCAGGGTTCATATCGTTGTCATCAACGATATCTGAGTTGGACTTTTCCAAAAACTCATTAACAGGGGAATTGCCACATTGGATTGGGAACTTAACAAATTTATCGTATTTAAACTTATCGAATAATAAGTTAAGTAACTCAATCCCACCCGAATTCAAGAACCTTTCCTTGTTgatggatcttgatcttcactCCAACAACTTTTCGGGTAATATAAACgtaatttttaagaaaaatgtaCAAGGCCCACTTGGTCATTATAACTCTATTGACGTGTCGAATAACTTTTTTTTCGGTCCTATTGATGACATTGGTGATGAGCCTGCTATGGACTCGATTGTTTCATTAGTTTTATCACAAAATCCGATAGGCGGAACAATACCGAAATCTTTGAGTAATGGCAATGAATTGGTGAGAGTTTTGATTTCAAGTGATAATTTGATGGGGAAGATACCAAAAGAAGTGTTGAATATGAAGAATTTGAAAGAATTTGATGTGTCTAGAAATAAGTTGACTGGACAAATTCCTTTGCATAATGTTAGTATACCTGTTTCTGCATTTTTGGGTAATCCTGGATTGTGTGGGACCCCCCTTCCGCCCTGTTAACATTCTTTTTTAccattatatttacatttgagGTATACTTAGTAAATTAGctgtccaaaaaaaaaaaaaacttactcgTAGTAAATTAAGTTTTgctgttttttctttttgaaatataaGACAATTGATCTACTCTCTTACCTTTCATTTTCCagctttctttttttattttttttttaaaacagcaTTTTCCAGCGTTAGTGTCGGTACTGCTATGTTTATTATAATCTTAATGTTTGATttcgatcatatatatataagaatcaGGTTTTTAGATATGTTTGTGACCCTCTCAAATTAAtcgtatttattaatttatttttttaatacgtCAAATATGAACTAACATCCGCACTTTTTATTTGTTCTTAGTTGTACTAAACCTTGTACTAAAATATTGATTGtcgatataaatatatacccgTTTGCGAATCACGGACGGATAATGGATATACCATATCCGTCATGGATGTATCAGTCCCGCGAACCCGTGATACACATTAATAAGATCCGTGGATATATCCGTAAGATAACCCGTCAAACAcacatattatttttagttttatataaaaattatatatatgatacatattagtaaattttaaaactcaaaatatcaAATCTTTTACGTATTATGTTTAGAGTTTTGTTCCAATCTTAATGCTTCAttcttaatttattatttatttccaaTTTACATGACATTATTACTTTAATTTGATCGTCCGcttaaaatttttaacattctaCCATTATCATCTCTTTCTACCATTATCATAATTTTAAGGTGATATATAATCCGCGGATCTACCAGTGAACTTGTATATCCGCGAATGACAGACATGGATCAAATATTTAACCCGTTTACGGATACCCGCGAATTGGCGGATCAAGAAAAACCCGCGGGCATGGTAACGGGAAAGAGGTATCTGCACCCGTTACCTGCGGGTGCCATCCCtaggtggtggtggcagtggttggtagtggtggtggtggcggtgacggtgacggtgtggttattattgtAGAAATAGTTAATATACAAGgagtagtgtaattattttaggaGTTGATGGGTCTATGTTGTAAAATATTTCGTTAAgagtataatagttattttaaatggagatgtttaaattagtgaataaaacaaaaatcattaattaattcattaagggtagaaTGATCATTTTGCATGAGATATTTTTATGATAGAGAAtgttaaaaagtgttaaaaagagaaaaaatatgataatttttataaagtagcATAGATATAATATGTACGTGATCATTGTCACATGGTTATGTTGTTTGGAACCCAAATTGCGAACTCTTAAAAAGACAAAAGGAGCCTAACTTTGAAACCCGACCCTTCATTTTTTGTTATACGTGTCCCCATGACTAACCCATATGGAGTTTTGTCAAGACTTTAAAATATGTGATCATAGAAAAAAAACTGGGTGGGCCTATATAGCTCGGGTGATAAATGGGTTGAAACAAGGTCCGCTCATACAATTACATTAATGGGTGAGTGTGCAAGTGATATCCAAGTTGTGGACAAACACTATATATGATTTCATGTTGAATTTGAGTCAACAGGTATGCTGTATTTGTCAACCTTCTCTTGCAGTACCATAGTACAAATAAAGGTTGACCCAAATCCATCCTATGTTGTGTCTGTTTGGTAAGGGTTTTTTGGGAGGCTTTTTAGGGACCGGAGGCTACCGTGGAATCCGCGGTCACACATAAGTATTTCGCCTTTCAAAAAAAGCGGCTGCTAATTAggcttttaaataaaaactttctttgaaaataaaagctttgtttggagAAGAGGGTTTACGGCTtctattttgaagaaaaaaaagccCCAATGGGCTTAGAAACAAAAGCTTCTTCCtgtaaagttaaaataaaagccCCATCCCCTATTGAATAAAATTACCCGTATACCCCAAATTACCCTACACGTCCTCATCTCTGATTTATATTTTTCCTTGTTCTTCTCTACACATATTTTTGGTGGTTTTGATCTCATATTCATCCTTCTTCCCATTCGCATCACTACTAGTAAGTAAATATTTTTCATGTACCATctaattgtttttctttttataaacttcTGTTGTTCCACTAAATCTTATATAATAGCCACTAAATCTTATATTTTCATGACCATCACTTCTCTAATTGTTTTTCGGTCCTATTGATGACGTAGGTCACTAGTTAGTATGATTCATAAATAAcactataattaaaaaaatataccacCAGCTATCTACTTTTATCGAATGTTCATCATATTTAGGTTACGAGATTTTTTGTAACAACTGAGAAATAATGTTTACTACCATCTAGCATTTAGTTGACAAAACAATAATGTGAATACTATAATACAATAAGATTTAGTTTGACGTCTGCAAGTTCCAATGATCACTTTTCTTGTATTATCCTATTTAATGATGACTTTGACTATGACTATTGGTTCCATTTGTAGTTTGTCACTTCTTCGAAGAAGTATTGTTGGATTTTTAATTTAGCTAGGATTGTTGCCCGCACATTGCAACGAAATAACGAACATTTAAAAGAAACAGAACAACACTTGGCTGTATGGAAGAAACGAAGTGAAATACAGATATTTAAGTTAGAATGTTTGATTATGTGTAGATTTAAGCATCCTAAGTTGTTACGTAGTCATCCTAGTTTTCATGTAGAAAACACAATGCATCTATTTAAGACACCAAACTAGTGTACACCTAATACACTCAGAAGCAAGTATAGGTACATTGAAGAAAATATACCAAAACATAATTTCTTCTACATTTCATACTACCACTTATATTGTTCATATGTTAGTATATAGATGGAACAGAGTATTGATGCATCAAAGAAAGAACAAAGTAGTGATGCATCAAAGAGGGACGACTTTGTTTGGACGGATATGGCTGTTATTACTTTGTGTGAtttcttaaataaatacatagaaaGAAATGGTCGGACTGCCCCATTTAAATGGACCGAACTTCAACCACAATTTGAAACGATTGTTAAGCACAAGTTTCACAGTGATAAAGCGTTAAAGAACAAACATAGTGCCATGAGACAAGACTACAATCTTTGGAAGTCCTTAAAGCACGGAGAAACCGACTTAGGTTGGAATGAAAGTACGGGGAGAATCGAGGGTGACACCGAGAGGTGGGCAAACAAAATTAAGTTAAGATTAATGTACTATTactcaaattaaaaatgatgacaccataaatatttataatattttataattttgagtGTGTTGTGTTGTGTAGGAAACCCCCCATCTTAAAAGATTTATGAAAAAACAGCCTTTTGGTAAGTACAAGATGCATGGGATTTACTATATGGAGATGTTGTTGCAAGTGGTGTAAATTGTGCTGCTCCATCTGTAGATCCTAATTCTTCAAATAACATGCCTTGTACGAATCTTATAGATGACAATGTAGAGGTTGATAATGATGAAGATACTTATCAAGTCTACACTAGATATGCCTCTCGTTTAGACAATCttgaaaaacaacaaaatgaaTTCTACCCAAGTTTGGTAACTGAGATGCATCAAGATCCCGTAAGTAACCCAAACCATATAGGGAGTTCTAAAGGGCCTCACAAGTCCATAAAAGTGAATGAAAAATCCAAACATGTTAAGACGAAACGTAAATTGAGAGAGTCTTCGAGAGCTGTAAAGTTTAAAGAATTTATGACAAAACAAGAAACtattgaagaaaaaattctaGAGCTACTAATGTCAGATACTCGTAATTTCAATGCAGCTCCTAGAGACAATGATCAAGCTCCTCATGTGAATTAAGCATGTAATTTTAGTGTTAATGCAACTATAAGTGTAATTAACGGCATGGTAAACTGTGGACTAATGGCGAAAGATGAGTTATGGTGCTTTGCAATTAGCTTATTTGAAGATGCGGTAATAAGAGAAATTTTTATGAGTCTCCCCAATGATGCTAGTAGGCTGCAATGGTTGCAATATAACATGAACATGGAAACTGAGTAATGTTATGTCGTTTATTAGTCTACACCACTAGGGTATGTTTATGCATTTATCTATGTGAACTTCATTGGATCTTCCttgtattttgacttttttttttctatatttcgTGTTGAATAACTTTGTCATTATATTGATTGTGAActgttttaataaattttgaaatGTTATAGGTGAATATGATAATCATGGATATTGAAAggagaaggaaaagaaaaagactttgtTGTTTATATTTGCTAACAGTTTCACGTACTAAAAAAGCAATAGCGGCTCGGTACTTTTAAAACtattgaagaaaaaattctaGAGCTACTAATGTCAGATACTCGTAATTTCAATGCAGCTCCTAGAGACAATGATCAAGCTCCTCATGTGAATTAAGCATGTAATTTTAGTGTTAATGCAACTATAAGTGTAATTAACGGCATGGTAAACTGTGGACTAATGGCGAAAGATGAGTTATGGTGCTTTGCAATTAGCTTATTTGAAGATGCGGTAATAAGAGAAATTTTTATGAGTCTCCCCAATGATGCTAGTAGGCTGCAATGGTTGCAATATAAACATGAACATGGAAACTGAGTAATGTTATGTCGTTTATTAGTCTACACCACTAGGGTATGTTTTATGCATTTATCTATGTGAACTTCATTTGGATCTTCCttgtattttgacttttttttttctatatttcgTGTTGAATAACTTTGTCATTATATTGATTGTGAActgttttaataaattttgaaatGTTATAGGTGAATATGATAATCATGGATATTGAAAggagaaggaaaagaaaaagactttgtTGTTTATATTTGCTAACAGTTTCACGTACTAAAAAAGCAATAGCGGCTCGGTACTTTTATAAGTATATGTACAAGGAGCCATGCATGACATCTTCGCAAATAGGTGAATCTTGGATGAATGAAATTTTGAGCGTTAACCCTATTCGATGTGTT includes these proteins:
- the LOC122580319 gene encoding probable leucine-rich repeat receptor-like protein kinase At1g35710, which encodes MEFHIFYLIFLSQIFTSLITSQACHPIDHKSLLDFKHKITFDPSNLFQTWTPQSDCCKSWNGIACDSNGRVINVSRSGLVSGDDFILDTSISGSISPSLSNLTFLQLLDLSNLKELSGPIPPEFGKLSHLTHLFLDSNQLSGSIPVTFRSLFRLEKLYLSNNRLNGQIPEMVFKSLSEIGLSGNQFSGKIPVSIGEWISITKLDFHENNLSGIIPETIGNLKKLMFLDLSQNMITGLIPKSLGSLSGLQLLYLNQNQLSGSIPDSIDGLISIQFFRLSENKLNGSIPMSIGKLPKIQRLIFENNYLTGKLPATMGHLVTLTDVYFSSNRLTGKIPSSFGNLKNLQTLDLSRNKLSGELPSQLAKLQNLQTFDLSFNPLNLVTLPLWFSKLKLFRLKMANTGIKGRIPGFISLSSTISELDFSKNSLTGELPHWIGNLTNLSYLNLSNNKLSNSIPPEFKNLSLLMDLDLHSNNFSGNINVIFKKNVQGPLGHYNSIDVSNNFFFGPIDDIGDEPAMDSIVSLVLSQNPIGGTIPKSLSNGNELVRVLISSDNLMGKIPKEVLNMKNLKEFDVSRNKLTGQIPLHNVSIPVSAFLGNPGLCGTPLPPC